The window ATAATTTGGGACTGACAACAATAATATTCAGAATGGTTGGTTGAGTGCAAAATTTGGAGAGGTTGCAAAGGtataactgtaaatgttttacttttttttgcagaagtgaaAGACTTTGCTTTGGTCTCCATTCACACCAGCCCTGACTATGCGGTGCGGGAGGTGGACGGCCTCTTTGATGTGTGGGAAGATGCCAAGCAGCGGCTACTCCTGGAGGTCCATTTTTATCATGATTGCATTATCTTTTATTAATTTGCCCTTTGCAGTTACATTGTAAAGGGTAAGGGGGGGGTGCATGACAGCAACATGGTGCATCATGCATGCAACATTGATAACATACCAGCTTGAAATATGAAATTAACTGCATGGAAGGGTTACAATAGcatcaatatacagtattttttctaTTCCAGGGAACAGGGGCACAAAGGAGCTTCAGGGGGGACCGGCTGTATTACGTTCTGTTTTAAATCTTCCTTGCAGTTTTTAGAATTTGACATGTTCAGGCTCTTGTATTCAGAGACCACTagctctccctctctcccttttttCAGATTCCTTCCAATAGCATCTGCTAGGCCTCCTCTTAAtattcctgtgttcctgttgctATAGCTAAGTCAAAGGTGACTGCTGGGCTCTTTCAAACAGCTGCTCCATCATCCCAGAAAGAACCCCCAAAAAATGAGAGTTTAAGTGTTTTTCTCAAAGCATTGCAAGTCAGATAACCTTGGATATGTTCACATAGACTAAGACTCAAGTTTTCATTTTCCGCAACAGTGCAGAGTCAGCAATTAGTCCCAGAGACAAGAAGGTAGTAGCATTTCttgttgctattttttaaaaatataatatatcctTCAATAGCCCCAAAGGATAAAAAATATGCACCAAATACCCagatatatgtttgtaaataagATTTAGCCTGTGCAGAAAGCAGACATGTTGGAGGGGCCGGATAGGCCCGCCCACTGCGGGCTGTctgtagaaaactacaggagtgggcagatacaagaccagtcatcctgcacaaggAGATAGAGCAGTGGTGagcggtctttattacaggaagttcctgcacaaaGATAAAGCATACTAAGATTTAAGTTGGATTACACATAACTCTTGTTTTTAGACAATGCTTTGCATATACTCagctgtaagaaaataaaaaggataacATGATTGCAAGCACATGTCATTGCTATATTTCAATATCATGTTGCAACTTGATGACACCTTTTGTAAAGCCTCGCCTTTTTATAGTAATTGGAGCAGAAGCAAATGTTGCATTTTCGGAATAGCATGCGGTCTGCTTTTATGTAGAACTACATTTTAACTGCATAGACCACCAAGCCGGAGAGTTAGTTTCTTGGGTCCTGTACTGTAGAGAGTCTTTGGACCACTGtcattttcttcttcctttttagaACCTTATGTCCAACCTGCAGCCCAAAGACCACATACGTTTTTTTCTGCCTTGTGGTCCCATGAGCTGGTAGTCATTATGCTTGACTATGTGCCTACTCAGGGACAGCCAGGCTTCCAGGTGGTGGAGGTTACATGTATGCTGTGTTATGTGTCCTGAAGACCTCTAGGACCCTCcttacattttttgtgcatttttttgcttCTGACCTTGATCTCGCTGAATAAAATAGCAGTACGGTGCCAGTAATTATAGTTAGTTAAATTAAATAGTGAAATAGAATCATGTACATGTTCCATTTTCTACTACAGAACATTGTGATTTTGGGTGACTATAATGCTGGTTGCAGTTACGTGAAGAGTAGCCACTGGCCCATAATCCGCCTCCGTCACGACTCCAGCCTGCAGTGGCTGATTGGTGATGATGCAGACACAACTGTGAGCACCAACACGCACTGTCCATATGACAGGTGAGTAATATGGATGTAACAAAGTAGATGCACAaattcttaaataaaaatatcttacaATTATTAAAGAATGTTTGTCGAGTGTGAAGCAAGCTCAAACCGGGCTCATTCTTCCTTTAATTATTGGGGGTATGGTTGTTTGTGAATAGGTTATTAGTTGGTGAAATGCATGTATCCAGCACACCATTTCAccaaaaaattgcagcaaattgTGCCAGGATGGCAGTATTTAGGACCCAAGTGTTTGGGACATTTGATTGTATATAGAAATGTGCTTATAACAGTCAGTAACATTAGCATTTGCAGAAAAAAGTCCCGGGATGGTCAGGACTCCAAAGTTCCATGTAAAGATTCCAATGTGGCAAATTATGGACTGGGATCTATATGGGCTGTTTGTGTGTCACGTGGAAACATCTATCTTCATTGCAAGAAATTgtactttgcagtgctaggtcccaggttcgattcccaaccaggacactatctgcatggagtttgcaggttttccccgtgtctgcgtcagtttcctccgggtactccagtttcctcccacatcccaaaaaacatgcagtgtggttagttggcttccccctaaaaattaacCCTTCCACTATATTAATGAcgtattactatggtagggacattagattgtgagctcctttgagggacaattagtgactttgtacagcgctgtgtaatatgatggcgctatataaatactatgtaataataataataataattggctgaGGGGCTCCAATGGATTAAAGTGGTTGTGATCTGTATCTGgtcatgtggaaaaaaaatgatggttgGGGGCAAATGATTCAGTGAATATCCATGGTCCACTATGGAAAACTGAAAGTGGGCAGGGTTTGCTCATGTGGGAAGCCAATAGGTTGAGTGTTCCCCAATTTTCTGATGGTTGTTTGGGATCAGTTGCTGTTGGGTAAGTAGGGTCTAAGGCCCTTGGCattggcacattttgcacctccctatgtttgTTCCTGTTTGGCATCACTCTTcgctgaataaaaaaataaatgtcagtggTGCATGGCAGTACCTGCTGATACCTAGCTGTGGACCCATCAACTGAATGGCATGCACTTGGTACTTGAGGAAGAGCGGGTAGGGATTCACACTAGGGACAGGGAGAGGTTTTAGCAGTTGCTGTTTAACGGAGCTGGGgacaaaatgttcaaatattcaaatatcctaatattggtattttatgtCGCTGATATGTTATGTCCATGTCAGAGTTCTGGACTGGAGTCCCTGGCTTCACAATCTCCATGATATATCCCGCAGGATGGGACCATTCTATGGTATTTATGCTATGCTTGGGTATACCTAACAATATACTTTAAACAAGATAATTGGATATAAAGCAAAATCTGTGTATCCTGTgtgaattttgaataaaaatatttgaaaatagaCACCTTATGCATGGGCATGTGTTATCATTTTTTCCAGAATTGTAGTGGGTGGATCCCGTCTACAAAACTCTGTTGTCCCTGGATCAGCAAAGCCTTTCAACTACCAGGTGGAATATGGACTGACTTATGAACAGGTGAGAAGGGGCATTGGTTGGTAAATATATGCAGTGATAGGCTTTTATGATTAACTATTGTGTATGAATCGTATGAACAACTATTATAAGACCTCAGCCTGGAAACTAAACAGTCGAAAAAGTTCAGGTTCAGGGGGTCAGCAGGCTTTTGGGAGGCAAGGTAGCAGCATTATTTTGCCAGGATGAAAACATTGAGGTATTTGGGGCATGGGGCAGGGAGCTGGATAGTGCAGCACAGGACAAATAACGCAATTTTTTTGCGATTTTGGAACTTCTATTCTGTTGTTTTTGGTGTTCCACCCTCTCTCTGGGCTGCTTGAACATAGACAGAGGGGCAATGGGCAATGAgatattcattttacattaagATGTAAAATCTTGTGATGGGGACGGCTGTAAAATTTTGGACTTCCAATAGCTCTCGTTGGGTATCTCCATTTGGGGAGATTTCTGACTTTCTGTTGTGTATCCTGTACAAGAAGTGAAGTTAAACTGGACTCACTGAGGCTGAATCAATAAAGCTTTCGAAGACtcgagaaaatagactatcatgggtgaaccttggagATCCagcaaagaaatggaaaatagattttctaaaaatcattagtTATTAGCTAGAAAAGgtttcaatcttgaaccagatcatatttttgctggatctcccaggttagtctaacttctccagtcttggaaagctttaaaaaatcaggcttgGTATGTGATGTACCTTTTTCCTTGGCTTATTGATGGTTCCTAAGATATCCCTTTAGAAGTAGTAAGAGTGGCATTTCCTGTCCAAGGGGACCGGACACTAGTGCGCACTCTTCTCCCTGACTGTCCCCTTACCACCACCTAGAAGTTCTTAGTGTTTTTTTCTGAGGCTAGCAGTTTAGCACGAATATTACAAGGTGTTACTATTGTAGTAGTGGTCAGTTCAGCCCACCTTGAATTAAATCCTAcaaatcctataaaaaaaaaaaaaataacgtagGCTAAATTCAATTCCTTTATGCACAAGTATTGGAAGTATTGGAGGATTGATGCTTCTCCTCAGGGTAGTTAATTGTTTTGCACCGGTATCTTTCAAATCTTTTGATATTCAATCTCGATAATACATTTATGCTACTGCTTGGAGTCTGTCTTTTGTCCCTGCTGCTGCTTTCTGCTTATCCTAATACCACACCATGTGAAAGAGATCCATAGTTGGTAATTTGTATCTAGTACATCATATCTTCTTCTTTCCTGAGGAAGTGGGCTAAGATTCTGTGAAACATGTCCAAACTAGGAACATCCATGAGTGTTCTACAAGGAGATGTATATAGATGCTAAGTGCTTTGATGTATCACTGTTGTAAATGTTATGatattatgtattaaataaagtGTCCTTTAATCTATTTTACTATTTAGTTCAGGAATTTATtcaattggccttaaaagtcctttTACTtggttttttttaccattttttttaccattttctttctGGTTCTATGTCTTTTGGGGATGTGGCTCTTGTGTTTACATAAGAGGGATCCAAACTATTCCAACTCTGTTCGTATTGTTTAACAGATTGTAACTTTGAtgaagttacatttttgttcttttgcagaCCAAGGCAGCCTCTGACCACTATCCTGTGGAGGTGGAGATACGTAATGATGGTGAGTAATGCAGAACATTAGTTTTGGATTACCATGCACCTAGCAATCAAACTGGTTATTTGGCAGCCAGTGCTTTAAGGTTAAGTTCAAACTTTCAGTATCATGCAGCTGTTTATTGCATGCTCAACTGCAATCCCAGCTGCTTCCATTCAATCTAATTGGTGGGAACTATTTCTGGCTCACAATTGCATGCAGTGGgcttaaaacaaaattgtttttcctCTCCTGAAGGAAGAACTGCACTACTAGTTAATGCATGGTAAATGTGTGCAAAAGTTTTGACCTGTGGTGTGGTGCGGTTTGCTGCTCCTGAGAGATAAGCAGCAGATTGCTATGCCCCCAGGGGTAGATAGCTGCAAGATTTTAAACTGTGAGTCTGAAAGAGCCCCTAGGGTCAGGTAGTGAACTGGTGCAGACTGCTAAAGGAATTGACATGGATCAAGGCAGAATGAGGTCCAAGGCAAGCACCATCATTGCCTCCCTCCCTATCTTTCTAATTGGGAGGGGCAAGCGGCAAGGAAAGGGTCTGCAGGGGGCACAGAGAAGCCATCCAATTTGCACTCCCTGTACTGGCATTGCCCTATCACTTGCCAGATTGCTACAGGTGTGTTCTTTCTTGTGAATAAGTAAAGAGCTTTGCACCCTGTATCCGGGCCTTCTGGGTTTCCACCAGCCCTAGGCTCTTAGGAAAACCCTATTAATGCCAGCACCATGTTTTTGATGGGTTTTTCCCTTATTTAGGCTACATATAGATAGGTAACATTACCAAAAGGGGGTAATAagaaaaattctaaataataCCTCTGACATATCTGGGTTTTGCATcaacttttataaatatagtaaattatgGGCAAATCAAATAATGGCATGTTGCATATTATGAAGTCTGGGGCAATTATTATCacagtcattttgtttttcactttgcaCACAATTTTACCTTTGTTACAAAGGTTTCTAAACCAGTTACATCACTGAGCCGCTTTAAAACAGCAACAACAGCTTATCTTCCCTTCCTCTTTCAGCTCTGTACAGCGGTCAGAGTTTCGGAGTCAGCGCTAGTATTGGGATAAGCGGAGGCCCCTCCCTAAATGGTGTCTGTGACTGTGCTGGGGTAGATTTTACATCCTGTGCGGGGCGCTGTGGTGCCAATTCAAATAGTTACCCATGTAACTGCAACGCCACATGTAGCAGCAGTGAACGGTGTTGTGCTGATTACGTACAGGAGTGCAAAATTTAATCCGAACACTTTGCATAAACATATACATGTAATGTGTTAAAATTGTTTATGCAACCA is drawn from Pyxicephalus adspersus chromosome Z, UCB_Pads_2.0, whole genome shotgun sequence and contains these coding sequences:
- the LOC140343402 gene encoding deoxyribonuclease-1-like isoform X1; the encoded protein is MKSLFLVALAACFVQASCALKIASFNIERFSSTKVDDPTVLSLLIRILRRYDLIAVQEVMNKDDTAIIRLVQELNSATGRNYNLLISDHLGRSSYKEKYVYVYREDILKPTEWYHFDDGCENCGTDVFIREPFVARFSSLTTEVKDFALVSIHTSPDYAVREVDGLFDVWEDAKQRLLLENIVILGDYNAGCSYVKSSHWPIIRLRHDSSLQWLIGDDADTTVSTNTHCPYDRIVVGGSRLQNSVVPGSAKPFNYQVEYGLTYEQTKAASDHYPVEVEIRNDALYSGQSFGVSASIGISGGPSLNGVCDCAGVDFTSCAGRCGANSNSYPCNCNATCSSSERCCADYVQECKI